In the Planctomycetota bacterium genome, TCTCCGTCGAGCCGGAAGTTCCTCCTCCTCCGCCGCGTGCCGCGGAACCCGCCCCGGCGTCGCGCCCGAATCCGGCCGGGGAGTACGCGGCCAAGCTCGAGGCCGCGCGGAAGGCGGCCGACGAGGGGCGCTGGGACGACGCCGAAAAGCTCGCCGCCGAGGCCCGGTCGCTCGCGCCCGAGGGCGAAGGACTGCGGGAATTGGCCGATCGCATCTCCCGCGGGCGGAAGGCCGAAGCCGAGCGCGCCGCCGAGGAGCGGCGCCGCCGCGAGAAGGCCCTCGCCGAGATCCGCGAGCAGGTCGAGAAGCTCCGCCGCGACGATCTCTGGGAGGCGGCGCTCCAGGTCCTCGAGAAGGCGCGGACCGAGCATCCCGGTCTGGCCGCCGACGAGGAGTTCCGGCACCTGATCGATCAGATCGCGTCGCTGCGCCGCGAGGCGGAGCAGCAGTATGAGCGCTCGATGGCCGAGGCCCGCCGGCACCTCGAGGCCGGCGCGTTTCCGGCCGCCATGGCCGCCGCGGAGCGGGCGGCGGCGTTCTACCCTGAGCGGCGGAGTCTCGTCCTCGAATTCCAGGAACGCATTCGGACGCTTTCGGCCCGGAAGAACATGGTGCGGATCCCTTCCACGGTCTGCTGGGTGGGCGGGGATTCCGACGAATATCCGGACGAGAAACCGCTGCGCTCGGTCAAACTGCCCGCTTTCCTCATCGACCGCTACGAGGTCACGAACGAGGAGTACTACGCCTTCATGCTGGCGACGCGGCGTCCGCCTCCGGCCCGGTCGCCGTACTGGCCGGGCGGGAAACCCCTCAAGGGGCGGGAGCGCCACCCGGTCGTATACGTCACGTACGAAGACGCCGAGGCGTACGCCCGGTGGGCGGGCAAGCGCCTGCCGACCGCCGAGGAGTGGGAAGTGGCCGCCCGGGGGCCGGACCGCCGGGAATATCCCTGGGGCAACCTCTTCGCCGAGAAGGAAAACGTCTTCCACGCCAACTCGCTTGAGTACTGGCAGCTCCACAAGCACCTGGCGCCCGGCACGGCGCCCGTGGACGCGACCGACCTCCCCAACGACCCCAGCCCTTTCGGCGTATACGGTATGGCCGGCAACGTGTGGGAATGGACCTCCACGACGATGCGCCGCAAGGTGGGGGATCGGGAGGAGGAGTTTCGCATCCTGAAGGGCGGCTCCTTCATGACCGACCGCCGCGCGCTGCGCTGCGCCAATGTGTACCCGGAGGACCCGCGGCTGGGCCATCCGGACGTGGGCTTCCGCTGCGTGGCGGACATCCCGTAGGCGCGAGGAGCGCTCCATGACGGCGTCCCTCCGGGACCTTCCGGACCGCGAGCTGGTGGCGCGGTGCGCCCGGCAGGACGATCCCGCCGCCTTCAACGAACTGGTCGTCCGCCACCAGGAGAGGATCTACGCGGCCGTCCGGCGGTTCTGCGGCAACGACGAAGACGCCTGCGACGTCGTTCAGCGCGCGTTTCTGAACGCCTATCGAAAGATCGGCGAGTTCAAGGGAGACGCGGCGTTCTCGACGTGGCTCTACCGGATCGCCTTCAACGAGGCGGTCTCCTACCGCCGGGAACGCCGGCGGCCCGCTGTCCCGCTGGAAGCGTCCGATGACGGCGTCCGGCCCGGCCTCGAGCCCGCCGAGCGGATCGATCCCGCCGCGCGCCTGGAGTCCGAGGAAACCCAGAAGAAGGTCCAGCAGGCGCTCGATCTTCTTTCCGACGAGGACCGCCAGGTCATCCTCCTGCGCGATCTCCAGGGGCACTCGTACGAAGAGATCGCGGAGATCCTGGGGATTCCCAAGGGGACGGTGCGCTCCCGGTTGCACCGGGCGCGGCTGGAACTGAAGGAACGGCTCAAGTCGTTTATCGGAACCCTGGCCTGATGGAGGACGTCGAAAGCATGGGGCCCGGAAGGCCGGGCCCCGGAGAATGGAGGCCGATGGGCTGCGCCTTCGACAAGGAATTGCTCACCGGGTACTACGACGGGGAGCTCGACGGGGCCGAGAAGGCCAAAGTCGAGCGCCACATCGCCGGCTGCTCGGAGTGTCTTCGCGATCTGGGAGAGATCCGGTCGGTGTCGCAGCTCGTCCGCAAGCTGTCGCGGCCGGGCCTGCCCCGGGAGGCGTCGGAGGGGATCGCGCGGGCGCTCGAGGGCGAGCGGGCGGCGCGGCGGCGGGACCGGTGGCGGAGGCGCCTGGTGTGGTCCATGGCCGCCGCGGCCGGCGTTTTCCTCGCCCTCAACGTCGCCTACTTTCTGAGGGTGGAGCGTTCCGGCGGGCGGGAAGACCTGGCGCCCGCGATCGGGCATCTTCAGGCGCCGGAGGGGGACGAAACGCTCGGCAAGAGAGAGCTTCCGGGCGGGCTTTCCAAGCTCCGGCAGGAGGGCGCGACGCGGACCGAGCCTCCGGCGGCGGCGCTCCCGCCCTCCGCGGACCGGGCCGGGACGGCGGCTCCCGGCGCTCCTCCGGCCCCGGAACCTCCCAAGGCGGCGCCGGCGCCGGTCGCCTCGTCGGATAAGGGACAGGAGAACCTGCGCGCCCTTGCGGAAAAGGGACGGCCGGCGGCGCCGGAGGCGGAAGAAAAGCCTGCGGCGATGAGGCGGGGCGCCACCGTCGGCGGAATGCAACGGGAGCGTGCCGGAGCGCCGGCGGCGAAGGAGGAGCTCCAGGCGGCGCCGGCGGGAGGAGTGGAATGGACCGTCCGGGCCGCCGATCCCGCACGCGCCCGGGAGCAGGTCGAGCGGGCGCTTCGGAAGGTCGGGGTCGCCGTCCCGGAGACCAAGACGGCTCCGGCGCCGAGCGCTCCCATCGTCGTGGAGGCGACGGCCGAGCAGCTCCAGCGGATTCGGAAGGAACTCCAGAGCGAGTCGGGGATTCTTCTGGTTCTCGCGGCGCCGGAGGCGTCTTCGGCGCGGAAGGGCGCGCCGGCCGACGCCAGGTCGGGCGCCGACGCGGGCGGCGCGAAGTCGGTTCCGTCCGGGAAGGCCGATTTTGCCGCCGCCCCGGCGCGGGTGCGGCTGGTTCTTCACGTGCTGGCTGCCGAGCCCGACAAAAAATAGGTTCCTTACGGCACGGGGTCGAATCCGTGTCCGCCCCAGGGAGCGCACCGCAGGAGGCGCCGGAGCCCGTACGCCGTTCCCTTCCAGGCTCCGTGTTTCCGGATCGCCTCGATCATGTAGTTCGAGCAGCTCGGGAAGTAGCGGCAGGAAGGCGGAAGCCACGGGGAGATGAGGATCTGATAGGCCCGCACGAGCGCCACGAGGATCGTTTTCATCGGTTTCGATGTCGGCGGATGAGTTCCAGGAGCGCCGCTTCCACGGCGGGGCGCTTGAGATGGCCCGGAGGGGCCGTCGGGACCGCCACGATGTCGAGGCCCGGGCCGATCGCGGCTTTGTTGCGCCGGAAGGATTCGCGCAGCAGCCGCTTCCAGCGGTTCCGGCCGACGGCCCGGCAGAGCCGCCGGGGGACGCTGACGGCGAAGCGCGAGAACGCCAGCTCGTTTCCCTTCACGTGCACGCGCAGGAGGCGGCCGTGCCACCGGCGGCCGCGGCGGTAGACTTCGTCGATGTCCCTCTGCCGCGTGAGCCGCTCGGACCGGGGGAGCCCTTCGTTCACGAGCGCTTATCATAGCACGTCCAGGGCGCCGGCGCATCGGGCGGTTCTGGACTTGGGGCTCCGCCCTCTGCTAACATCCGGGCCCCATGTCCGATGAACGCGAAGAGCGCCTGAAGTGCCTGGAAACCCTGCGCGGCCTGGGGGTGGACCCCTTCGGCCGGCGCTTCGACGGCGCGCAGCCGGCCGGCGAGATCGCGGCCCGGTACGCCGAGCTCGAAAATCGCCCGGTCACCGCCGCCGGACGGGTCACCGCTCTGCGCGGGTTCGGCAAGGCCGCGTTCCTCGATCTGCGGGATTGGACCGGCAAGATCCAGGTCCACGCCCGCAAGGACAAGCTCGCCGACGTCTGGCCGGTCTTCGAAAATCTCCACATCGGCGACTGGGCGGCCTTTTCCGGCCCTCTCGGCAAGACCCGGACCGGCGAAATCACGATCTTCGCCGAGCGTTTCACCTTTCTCACGAAGACCCTCCGGCCGCTTCCCGAAAAGTGGCACGGCCTGACCGACCCCGAGGCCCGCTACCGCCAGCGCTACCTCGATCTCATCGCCAACCCCGAGGTTCTGCGGAAGTTCCTCAAGCGAACCCGCATTCTCTCGCTGATGCGTCGCTTCCTCGACGACCGGGGGTATGTCGAAGTCGAAACGCCGATGATGCATTCGATCCCGGGAGGGGCGGCCGCGCGTCCCTTCAAGACGCATCACAACGCGCTCGACATGGACCTTTACCTCCGCATCGCCCTGGAGATCCCCCTCAAGAAGCTCCTCGTCGGGGGCGTTCAGAAGGTCTACGAAATCGGCCGCGTATTCCGCAACGAAGGCGTGGACACCCAGCACAACCCCGAGTTCACCCTCCTGGAGCTCTATCACGCCTTCGGCGACCTGCGGACGATGATGGAGCTCGTCGAGAACCTCGTGGCTTTCCTGGCGCGGGAGATCGCCGGAGGCACGCGGGTTCCCTACGGGGAGCGGACGATCGACCTGACGCCCCCCTGGCCGCGCAAGGACTTCGGCGCGCTCATCCGGGAACACGCCGGCATCGACCCCGAGGACCTCGACGCCTGCCGCCGGAAACTCGCCGATCGCGGCATCGAAGTCGCCGGGCTCTCCAAGCCCGAGCTTCAGGACGAAGTGTTCGGGCAGTTCGTCCAGCCGCATCTTCAGGACGCCTGTTTCGTCCTCCAGCAGCCCATCGAGATGACCCCGCTCTGCCGCGAGCTGCCCGACCGGCCCGGATACGCCGACCGGTTCGAGGTCTATGCCGCCGGATTCGAGATCTCGAACGCCTACACCGAGCTCAACGACCCCCTCGAGCAGCGCCGGCGGCTCGTCGCCCAGGCCGGCGGCGACGAGATGGCCCGGGAAGGCAAAATCGACGAGGACTTCCTCCTGGCCCTCGAGCACGGCATGCCTCCGGCCGGCGGCATCGGCATCGGCGTGGATCGCCTCGTCATGATCCTGACCGACAACCCTTCGATCCGCGAGGTCATCCTCTTCCCGCTGCTGCGGGAACCGGGGAAGAAGTAGGCCGGACGTGTACAAGCTCTTCATGGCGTTCCGGTACCTCCGGGCGCACCGGATCGTCTACTTCTCGATCGCGGGCGTCGCGCTCGGGATCATGACGCTCGTGGTCGTCACCTCGATCATGGGCGGCTTTTCCCGCGACATGCGCGCCCGGATCCGGGGGATGCTGACGGACATCGTGGTCTCCTCCTACGACAAGAGCCTGTGGATCTCGCAGTACGACGAGATCTGCGCCCGCATTTCGGCGCTTCCTCACGTGCGGGGCTGCGCGCCCCGGATCGAGTACGCCGCCTGGCTCGGCCGCGGCAGCGCCCCGCGGGACGTCGTCCTCCTGGGCGTCCTGCCGGACAAGGAACGGCTCGTGGGCGACCTCGCCCGGTACTTCGCCCAGGGAACCAAGCGCGCGTTCGACTTTCGGGAAGACTCCGGGGATGTGCCTCCGCACCCGGGCCTGGTCGTGGGGGCGGAACTTCCCGCCTTCGGCCGGGCGGGCCTGACGACCGCCCGCTACGGCGACGTCCCCATGCTGCTGGTCGGCGATTTCACGGTGGTCGGCACCTTCCGCAGCGGCATGACCGATTACGACTCGAACTACGTTTTCATGCACCTGGCCGACGCCCAGAGGTTCCTCAAGCTCGCCGATCCGCCCCGCGTGAATCAGCTCGCCGTGGCCGTGGACGACTACGCCCGGCACGGCCTCGACGTCCGGCGCGCGATTCTGGACACCCTCCACGAGTTCCGTCCGTGTTCCAACCCCGAGTCCCACCGGTTCTTCCGCTGCGGGCTCTTCCGCACGCAGACCTGGGAGCAGGTGCGCGGAACGCTCCTGGCCGCGGTGGACGTGGAGCGGGCGATCATGATCATCGTCCTTTTCCTCATCGTCGTCGTGGCGGCCTTCAACATCGCGGCCATCTACACGCTCGTCGTGCGGGCCAAGACGCGCGACATCGGGATCCTCCGCGCCCTGGGGGCCACCGAGCAGGGCATCGTCTCGATCTTCCTGACGAGCGGAGGGCTCTGCGGGGTGATCGGCTCGGCCTTCGGGCTGCTGTTGGGGCTTCTCCTGGCGCACAACGTCAACGAGATCCAGGATTTCGTCCGCGTCGTCTCGCGGGAGATGAACCGGATGCGGATGGAGTGGGGGGGAAGCGCCTGGGCCGCGGGGGCGCTCCTAGCGGCCGGCGCGGCGCTCGTGGCCAACTGGGCCGTCCTCTACAAGGAGCGGCGGCCCCACCCGTGGCTGCGCATCGGCGCGGCGGCGGCGGCTTTCGCGGGGGCGGCGTGGCTTTCGACCGCCTGGGTGCCGGGCTACCAGCCGGTGGACGCCTACGATCCGCGCCTCGGGCCGGGCTTCCGGGCCAGGCTCGTGGGCGGAACCGTCCTGGCCTGGCTCCTCGTGGCCGGGAGCTGGAGGTTCCTGGACCGCTGGAGGCGCCGTCCCGGCTGGATCTTCTTCGGATTCGCCGCCACGATCCTCTTTTCCGCCTTCCTCCTGGCGATCGTCGCGGCGCTGGCGATCGCCCTTTCGGTGACGCTGCTTCGACCGGAGCCGGGATGGCGGGGGCTGGAGCTTTTCTCGCCCACGATCTACTACCTCGACCGCATCCCGGTCCACGTGGATTACCGGGCCCTCGCCCTGATCGTGGCGCTGACGCTCGTCGTGAGCGTCATCTTCTCCATCTATCCGGCGCTGCGCGCGGCCGCGGCGGACCCCATCGAGGCGATCCGCGATGAATGACTTCCTGCGGGTCGAGGACGTCGTCAAGGACTACCCCAGCGGCGAGACGACGCTGCGCGTCCTCAAGGGCGTGACGCTCTCGATCGAACCGGGCCGGATCACCGCCATCGTGGGCCCGTCGGGCGCGGGGAAATCCACGCTCCTTCACATCATGGGGTTCCTGGACCGGCCGACCTCCGGGGACGTGATCTATCGCGGCCGGCGCCTCTCCGCGCTGGACCGCCAGGAGCAGGCCCGTCTCCGGAACGCTCACTTCGGCTTCGTCTTTCAGATGTACCACCTGCTCCCGGAGCTCACGGCGCTCGAGAACAGTCTTCTTCCCCTCATGATCCGGGAGGGGACGGGGGAATGGCTGCGCCGCCGGGGCGATCACCACCGCCGGGTGCGGGAGCTTCTGGAACGGCTGGGGCTGGGATCGCGCCTGCACCATCTTCCTCCGCAGCTTTCCGGCGGCGAACGCCAGCGGGTGGCCATCGCCCGCGCCCTGGCCGGCGACCCGGAGATCGTCTTCTGCGACGAACCCACGGGGAACCTGGACGCCGCCACGTCGCGCGAGATTCAGAAACTCATCCTCGACCTCAACCGGGATACGGGAAAGACCTTCCTGATCGTCACGCACGATCCCGAAGTCGCCGCGATGGCCCACCGGCGACTGCGCCTGGTGGACGGCCGGTTCGTGGAATAGAGGATTTCCGGAGACGCCCCCCTTGACGGGCTCCCCTCCGCGATTATGATGAGACGACCGGCGAATGGCCTACATCCGCGTCGTGACGGGTCCCAACCAGGGCAAAACCTTCGAGATCCAGGATACGCCCCTCACGATCGGGCGGGAGGAGAGCCAGATCATTCAGATCCTCGATCAGGGGGTCTCCCGCGCGCACGCGGAGATTTTCCGCCTCGGGGAGCTTTGCTTCGTCCGCGACCTCAATTCCACCAACGGCACCTACGTCAATAACGTCCGCGTCACCGAGGAGCTTCTGAAGAACGGGGACCGGCTCCTCATCGGGACCACGGTCCTCGCGTTCGTGGACGAAGCCCCTTCCGCCCCGCGCCGCACGGTGGAGTTCGAGGAAGGGGACAAGGCCCTGGCCGGCGCGATCGAGCTTCCCCTGGGGCGCGTCGCCGGAGACGCAGGCTCGCGGACCTTCGGCGCGGCCTGCGAAATCGCGCGGGCGCTTTCCGAGGCCGCGGAGCCCGGCGCCGCCGTGGAACGGACGCTCGAGGTCCTGGCCCGCGCCCTGCGGGCCGATGCCGTCTACCTTTTCACCGCGGACGGAGGATTCGCCCCCGCCGCGGTCGTGCGGGCCCCCGGCGTGGCGGCCGGGGAGAAGGTCAGCCGCGCGATCCTCGAGCGGGTCCGCACGAGCGGGGTTCCCCTGCTGACCGCCGATGCCGGACAGGACGCGCGTTTCGCCGCCTCCGAGAGCGTGGTCCTGGGCCGGATCCGGTCGGTCGTCTGTGTGCCGGTGTTCGATGGGTCGGTCGTGGAGGGGCTCCTCTACGTGCACTCCAGCCGCGCGGGGGCGGCGCTTTCGTCGGCCGACCTCGAGCTGGCCGCCGCGGCCGCGCTGCAACTTTCGCTCGCCCGCCGGGCATTCCGGGATCGGGACCGGTTCCTGCGCCGGTGGGCGGGCACAGCGCAGGCGCTCGTGACGGCCATGGAGGCGGCGCTGCCCGGGGGACCCGGCCACGCCCGCCGGACGGCCGAGGTCGCCGCGGCCCTGGCGGAACGCATGGGCCTGAGCACGACCGAGGTCCACCGCGTCCGCCTGGCCGCGCTCCTGCACGACGCGGGCGACCTGGTGGCCCGCCACGGATCGCGCGGGGGCGCCGCCGAGCCGCCGCCCGAGGAGCATGTGCATGCCGGGGAACGCCTGCTGGCCGGAATCGAAGGAGCGGACGAGATCCTCCCGGGCATCCGGTATCATCACGAGCGCGCCGACGGCAGCGGCTTCCCCTATCGCCTGCGCAACGCCGACCTGCCCGTTCTGGCGCGGATCGTGATCGTGGCCAACGCCTTCGACGAAGCCTGCGCGCGCGGCGGGCCCGGCGGGCGAGGCCGCCCCGTCCGCGACGTCGTCCGTGAGCTGGCCCGCCAGGGCGGCGGCCTTTTCGACGAGGACGTCCTCAGGGCGCTCCTGCGATGCTACCGGCACGGGTCCCTCGCGGGCGCCCTTTCCGGCGGGCCGGCGACATGACGGTGCGGTATCTGCTGCCCTTCGACCTGGCGAAGCTTCCGGCGATCGAGGCGGACGTGCTCATCGTCGGCAGCGGGTCGGCGGCGCTACGGGCGGCCCTGGAGGCCGTCCGGGCCCGCCGGAAGGTGCTGATCGTCACCAAGCGGCGGCGGACCGACTGCAATTCCTTTTACGCCCAGGGAGGCATCGCCGCCGCTCTGGCGGAGCAGGATTCCCCCGAGGCGCACATCCAGGACACCCTGCGGGTGGGATGCGGCCTTTCGGATCCCGAGGCGGTCGAGGTGGTCATCCGCGAGGGAGCCGAGCGCGTGCGGGAGCTTCTGGAGTGGGGGGCTCCGTTCGACCGCGAAGGCCGGCGACTTTCCTTCGCGCGGGAAGGGGGGCATTCCACGGCGCGGGTGCTCCATCGCGGCGACGAGACGGGCGCGATGCTCGAACGGGAGCTTTTGCGGCATGTCCGGGCGCGCATCCTCGAGGATACGTTCGCCGTGGATCTGGTGACCTGGCGGGGCGCGTGCTGGGGGGCCCTCGTGTGGAATGCCAAGCGCGGCCTCCAGTGGGTCCGGGCCGCCCGCACGATCCTGGCCACCGGCGGATTGGGGCAGGTCTACCGCGAGACGACCAACCCCTCCGTGGCCACCGGAGACGGAGTCGCCATGGCCTGGCGCGCCGGGGCCGAGCTCATGGATCTCGAGTTCATGCAGTTCCATCCGACGACGCTCTACCTCGCGGGCGCCTCCCGCGCGCTCATCAGCGAGGCGGTCCGCGGCGCCGGAGCGATCCTCCGCGACCGCTCCGGACGCGCCTTCATGAAGGATTACCACCCGATGGCGGAGATGGCCCCGCGCGACGTCGTTTCGCGGTCCATCCTCCGGCACATGGTGGACACGCGGGACACGCAGGTGTACCTGGATGTCCGGCCGGTCAAGAGCCTTCCGCGGCAATTCCCGGGTCTGGCCCGCCTGTGCCGGAAGTTCGGCCTGGACCCCGCGCGGGATCTCATTCCCGTGCGGCCCGCCGCGCACTACATGATCGGGGGGATCCGCACGGACCTCTGGGGCCGTACTTCAGTCCCCAATCTCCTGGCGTGCGGCGAATGCGCCGCCGTGGGGTTCCATGGGGCCAATCGGCTGGCGTCGAACTCGCTCCTCGAGTGCCTCGTCTTCGGCAAGCGCGCGGGCTTCGTGGCCGCCCAGGAGGCGGCCGGCCCGGTGCCCGAATTCCGCCTGCGGGTCGGCCGCCGGGATCCGCGAGGCGCGGATCTCGACCTCGAGGACATCCGCAACTCCCTGCGGAGCGTCATGTGGCGTTATGTGGGGATCGAGCGGGAGGCCGAAGGCCTGCGCTACGCCATGAGTTCGATCGGCTTCTGGTCGGGATACGTCCTGGACCGGACGTTCGCCGACCCGGAGGGATGGGAGCTTCAGAACATGCTCGTCCTGGGGCGGCTGATGGCCCTGGCGGCCCTGCGCCGCACGGAGAGCCGCGGGGTCCATTTCCGGCGCGATTATCCCCGCACCGACGACCGCCGCTGGCGGGCTCACCTCGTGCTGCGGCGCAACGGGATCAAGCGGGATAAGATTTAGGCGGGCGGGGAATCAGGAGGAACGAGGATGGCCGAAACCTTCCGGCGCGCGATGACGGCGTTCGAGGAGGTCAACTGGCAGTACTCCCGGGCGGCCGAACTTCTGGAAATCCCGGAGCAGCACAAAGGAATCATGCGCAACTGTTACCGGGAACTTCGCGTCCAGATCATTCTGCACCGGGACGACGGGCGCCTGGAGGAGTACGTGGGCTACCGGGTCCAGCACAACGGCGCCCGCGGTCCCTACAAGGGCGGCATCCGCTACCACCCGAGCGTGGACATGGACGAGGTCCGGGCGCTCGCCTCGCTGATGACGTGGAAGACGGCGCTCGTCAACATCCCCTACGGAGGCGCCAAGGGAGGCGTCAACTGCGACCCACGGCAGCTTTCCGAGCGCGAGCTCCAGGAGATCACCCGCACCTTCACCCGAAAGATCGACATGGCCTTGGGGGTCTACCGGGACATTCCCGCGCCCGACGTGGGCACCAACGCCAAGGTCATGGGCTGGATGATGGACGAGTACGGACGCCGCCACGGCTACACCCCGGCGATCGTGACGGGGAAGCCCGTCTCCCTCGGCGGTTCCAAGGGCCGGGAATACGCCACGGGCCTGGGCGTCTTTTTCATCACCCAGCGGGCCTGCAAGGAGTTCGGCGTGCCTCTCCAGGGGGCCAAAGTGGCCGTCCAGGGATTCGGCAACGTCGGTTCCTGGACGGCGCGGTACCTGCATGACGCGGGCGCGCGGATCGTGGCCGTGCAGGACGCCGAGGGAACGGTCTACAACGAGAAAGGGATCGACCTTCCGGCGCTTCTGGCGCACGCGCGCGAGCGCCGGAGCGTGGCCGGCTTCAAAGGGGCCGATCCGATTCCCGGCGCGAAGTTCTTCGAGCTGCCCTGCGACATTCTCATTCCGGCGGCCTTGAACGGGGTGATCACCGAGGAAAACGCCCCGCGGATCCAGGCGCGCCTCATCGTGGAAGGAGCCAACAACCCCATCAATCCGCACGCCGATCACATTCTGGCGGAGCGGAAAATTCCCGTGGTGCCCGACATTCTGGCCAACGCCGGCGGCGTCACGGTTTCCTACTTCGAGTGGACCCAGAACCTCCAGCAGTTCTACTGGGAGGAAAGCGAGATCCAGAAGAAGCTCGAGACGATTCTGGACCGGGCCTACCAGGAGGTGTCGCAGGCCGCCCGCAAGTTCAACGTGACCTTCCGCAGGGCCGCCTTCATGGTGGCCATTCAGAGGGTCTACGAGGCGGTGCTCCTGCGGGGAATCTGAGCCCGGCGGGCCATCCCTTCCACGAGGGCG is a window encoding:
- a CDS encoding SUMF1/EgtB/PvdO family nonheme iron enzyme, whose amino-acid sequence is MAPEAKPRGANPWPLAGILVLVVLLSAFLVLQWRRRDAERVRIKEPVPAPAPHVSVEPEVPPPPPRAAEPAPASRPNPAGEYAAKLEAARKAADEGRWDDAEKLAAEARSLAPEGEGLRELADRISRGRKAEAERAAEERRRREKALAEIREQVEKLRRDDLWEAALQVLEKARTEHPGLAADEEFRHLIDQIASLRREAEQQYERSMAEARRHLEAGAFPAAMAAAERAAAFYPERRSLVLEFQERIRTLSARKNMVRIPSTVCWVGGDSDEYPDEKPLRSVKLPAFLIDRYEVTNEEYYAFMLATRRPPPARSPYWPGGKPLKGRERHPVVYVTYEDAEAYARWAGKRLPTAEEWEVAARGPDRREYPWGNLFAEKENVFHANSLEYWQLHKHLAPGTAPVDATDLPNDPSPFGVYGMAGNVWEWTSTTMRRKVGDREEEFRILKGGSFMTDRRALRCANVYPEDPRLGHPDVGFRCVADIP
- a CDS encoding sigma-70 family RNA polymerase sigma factor; its protein translation is MTASLRDLPDRELVARCARQDDPAAFNELVVRHQERIYAAVRRFCGNDEDACDVVQRAFLNAYRKIGEFKGDAAFSTWLYRIAFNEAVSYRRERRRPAVPLEASDDGVRPGLEPAERIDPAARLESEETQKKVQQALDLLSDEDRQVILLRDLQGHSYEEIAEILGIPKGTVRSRLHRARLELKERLKSFIGTLA
- a CDS encoding zf-HC2 domain-containing protein; this encodes MGCAFDKELLTGYYDGELDGAEKAKVERHIAGCSECLRDLGEIRSVSQLVRKLSRPGLPREASEGIARALEGERAARRRDRWRRRLVWSMAAAAGVFLALNVAYFLRVERSGGREDLAPAIGHLQAPEGDETLGKRELPGGLSKLRQEGATRTEPPAAALPPSADRAGTAAPGAPPAPEPPKAAPAPVASSDKGQENLRALAEKGRPAAPEAEEKPAAMRRGATVGGMQRERAGAPAAKEELQAAPAGGVEWTVRAADPARAREQVERALRKVGVAVPETKTAPAPSAPIVVEATAEQLQRIRKELQSESGILLVLAAPEASSARKGAPADARSGADAGGAKSVPSGKADFAAAPARVRLVLHVLAAEPDKK
- the yidD gene encoding membrane protein insertion efficiency factor YidD, with protein sequence MKTILVALVRAYQILISPWLPPSCRYFPSCSNYMIEAIRKHGAWKGTAYGLRRLLRCAPWGGHGFDPVP
- the rnpA gene encoding ribonuclease P protein component is translated as MNEGLPRSERLTRQRDIDEVYRRGRRWHGRLLRVHVKGNELAFSRFAVSVPRRLCRAVGRNRWKRLLRESFRRNKAAIGPGLDIVAVPTAPPGHLKRPAVEAALLELIRRHRNR
- the lysS gene encoding lysine--tRNA ligase, whose protein sequence is MSDEREERLKCLETLRGLGVDPFGRRFDGAQPAGEIAARYAELENRPVTAAGRVTALRGFGKAAFLDLRDWTGKIQVHARKDKLADVWPVFENLHIGDWAAFSGPLGKTRTGEITIFAERFTFLTKTLRPLPEKWHGLTDPEARYRQRYLDLIANPEVLRKFLKRTRILSLMRRFLDDRGYVEVETPMMHSIPGGAAARPFKTHHNALDMDLYLRIALEIPLKKLLVGGVQKVYEIGRVFRNEGVDTQHNPEFTLLELYHAFGDLRTMMELVENLVAFLAREIAGGTRVPYGERTIDLTPPWPRKDFGALIREHAGIDPEDLDACRRKLADRGIEVAGLSKPELQDEVFGQFVQPHLQDACFVLQQPIEMTPLCRELPDRPGYADRFEVYAAGFEISNAYTELNDPLEQRRRLVAQAGGDEMAREGKIDEDFLLALEHGMPPAGGIGIGVDRLVMILTDNPSIREVILFPLLREPGKK
- a CDS encoding FtsX-like permease family protein — encoded protein: MYKLFMAFRYLRAHRIVYFSIAGVALGIMTLVVVTSIMGGFSRDMRARIRGMLTDIVVSSYDKSLWISQYDEICARISALPHVRGCAPRIEYAAWLGRGSAPRDVVLLGVLPDKERLVGDLARYFAQGTKRAFDFREDSGDVPPHPGLVVGAELPAFGRAGLTTARYGDVPMLLVGDFTVVGTFRSGMTDYDSNYVFMHLADAQRFLKLADPPRVNQLAVAVDDYARHGLDVRRAILDTLHEFRPCSNPESHRFFRCGLFRTQTWEQVRGTLLAAVDVERAIMIIVLFLIVVVAAFNIAAIYTLVVRAKTRDIGILRALGATEQGIVSIFLTSGGLCGVIGSAFGLLLGLLLAHNVNEIQDFVRVVSREMNRMRMEWGGSAWAAGALLAAGAALVANWAVLYKERRPHPWLRIGAAAAAFAGAAWLSTAWVPGYQPVDAYDPRLGPGFRARLVGGTVLAWLLVAGSWRFLDRWRRRPGWIFFGFAATILFSAFLLAIVAALAIALSVTLLRPEPGWRGLELFSPTIYYLDRIPVHVDYRALALIVALTLVVSVIFSIYPALRAAAADPIEAIRDE
- a CDS encoding ABC transporter ATP-binding protein; the protein is MNDFLRVEDVVKDYPSGETTLRVLKGVTLSIEPGRITAIVGPSGAGKSTLLHIMGFLDRPTSGDVIYRGRRLSALDRQEQARLRNAHFGFVFQMYHLLPELTALENSLLPLMIREGTGEWLRRRGDHHRRVRELLERLGLGSRLHHLPPQLSGGERQRVAIARALAGDPEIVFCDEPTGNLDAATSREIQKLILDLNRDTGKTFLIVTHDPEVAAMAHRRLRLVDGRFVE
- a CDS encoding HD domain-containing phosphohydrolase → MAYIRVVTGPNQGKTFEIQDTPLTIGREESQIIQILDQGVSRAHAEIFRLGELCFVRDLNSTNGTYVNNVRVTEELLKNGDRLLIGTTVLAFVDEAPSAPRRTVEFEEGDKALAGAIELPLGRVAGDAGSRTFGAACEIARALSEAAEPGAAVERTLEVLARALRADAVYLFTADGGFAPAAVVRAPGVAAGEKVSRAILERVRTSGVPLLTADAGQDARFAASESVVLGRIRSVVCVPVFDGSVVEGLLYVHSSRAGAALSSADLELAAAAALQLSLARRAFRDRDRFLRRWAGTAQALVTAMEAALPGGPGHARRTAEVAAALAERMGLSTTEVHRVRLAALLHDAGDLVARHGSRGGAAEPPPEEHVHAGERLLAGIEGADEILPGIRYHHERADGSGFPYRLRNADLPVLARIVIVANAFDEACARGGPGGRGRPVRDVVRELARQGGGLFDEDVLRALLRCYRHGSLAGALSGGPAT